The Tardibacter chloracetimidivorans region AGATCGAGGTCTATAACGGCGCGAACTCGGTCTATAACGGCTCCGGTTCGGTCGGCGGCACGATCAACCTCGTCCAGAAGACGCCCCAGGCGACCGATCTCACCGTGCTTGAGGCGGGTGTCGGCACCGACGACTATTATCGCGCGACCGTCGACAGCAACCTGCGCGTAAGCGACATGGTCGCAGTGCGGCTGAACGCCATGTATCACGAGAACGACGTTCCCCGCCGCGACGTGGAGAAATACGAACGCTGGGGCATCGCGCCTTCGGTGACGCTCGGCATTGAAAGCCCGACCCGCGTCACCCTGTCCTATCTGCACCAGGAAGACGACAACATCCCCACCTACGGCGTGCCCTATTACGTCTATGAAGGCGGGCTGCTGCCGGGCGCGCCCTATTCGGGCTATTTCGGCTTCGGCAACATGGATCGCCAGCAGATCACCGTCGATCAGGCGACCGTCGCGTTCGACCATGATTTCAGCGATGCGCTGTCGATCCGCAACCTCAGCCGCTGGCAGCGGGCGGAACAGGATGTGACGGTCAACCCGCCGCAGGGCAGCTACTGCCTCGCCAACGGCTTCCTGCCGCAGACGGCGTTCGGCGTTCCTGGTGCGGCCTGCGCGACGCCCGGCCTTTATGCGCCCAGCGGCCCGCGCGGCACGACGCGGTTCAGCGAAAACCAGCTCATGTACAACCAGACGGACCTGAAGGCGGTGTTCAACACCGGCGGGCTCGAACACACCTTCGTCATCGGCGCGTCGATCACCAAGGAAGATTATGATCTGACGCAGGGCAATGTGCAGCGCTTCGCCGACGGCACAGCGCCTGCCTATGATCCGATCAGCATCGCCGATCCGCAGGGCGTTTATACCGGCCCGGTCAATTTCATCGCGTCCAGCATCCAGGCCGGGTCGCTCACCAACAAGGCGGTCTATGCGTTCGACACGATCAAGCTCGGCGAGCAGTTCGAGCTGAACGGCGGCCTTCGCTACGAGAACAACAAGGGTAGCTTCCGCTCGGAAAACCTCACGAGCGGCGTCACCCAGTTCGGCGATAACGACGAAAATCTCTTTTCCTACCGCGCGGGCGCGGTGTTCAAGCCGACCCCGGCCAGCTCGATCTATGTCAGCTACGCCAATTCGGAAACGCCCGCGCTTGCCACCGTTCGCCTGGGCTGCGTCAGCAACAGCGGCAGCTTCTGCGACACCGCGCCTGAAAAGGCCGTGAACTACGAGATCGGCGCCAAGCTGGAATTGATGGAGGGCGCGCTGCTCCTGACTGCGGCGGCGTTCCGTAACGAGCGCACCAACTATCGCGTCACGTCCAACGACGTGCTCCAGCCAACCGAGCAGGTGCTCGACGGCCGGGCGCGGGTGGATGGAATTGCGCTTGGCGCAACCGGCCATGTCACGCCCGCCTGGACGGTCTTCGCCAACTACACCTATCTCGACAGCGAAACCCGCCAGGGCATTTCCGACTATTGCGTTGCCAATCCCGGCGTGGGCGATTGCCCGGTGGAAGATATTCTGAAGGGCCGTCCGCTCAATTCCACGCCCAAGCATTCAGGCAGCCTGTTCACCGCCTATACGCTGCCCGTCGGCCTCCAGGTCGGCTATGGCTTCACCTATCAGGGCAGCATGGTGGTGCGTAACGACGTGACCGCCGGGCCTCTGCCCAAGTCGGACGATTATTTCGTCCACCGGGCGATGCTGTCCTATCCGTTCGGCAACGGGATGACGGTGCAGCTGAACGTGCAGAACTTCACGAACGAGAAATATTTCACCAACGTCCGCAACACCACCAATGGCTGGGCGGTGCCGGGCGAGGGACGTTCCGCGCGGCTCAGCCTTTTCTACAGCTTCTGACCCCGTTGGAAGTTGTCTGGGGTCCTGCCCGAAAGGGCGGGACCCTTCGCGTTTTTGAACGCCGCGGATGATACTGCGATTGATTCGCATTACGAAGGCCGCTAGGCAGGATTGTGACAGGTGGCGAATCGGGGCGCGCCGCCTTTTTTAACGGGGAATGGTCATGCACGCCGCCTACCGGCGCACGTCCGAAACGCATCGCCTGCCATTTGGCGCAGGCGCGGATGCTGTGCTCCGGCCGGTGCAGCGCGTGTCCGCCGACACATCGGCCGCAGCCCGCAACGTCTATGGGCAGGACAGGCGGACCAACTGGCCGACGATGGCCGTGCTTGGCGTGGTCCATGCCGCAATGCTTGCCGCCCTTGTCGTCTTCGATGTCGTGCCGATCATGCAGCCGCAAAAGCCGGTGGTGATGGAATTGATCGAGGTGCCGCAGATGGTCGCGCCGCCGCCCGCCGCGGTCGAGGAGCCGACCCCGCCCGATCCGGTCAAGCCGCCGCTCGTCAATCCGGATCCGGTCGTGCAGCCTCCGGCACCATCGCCTTCGCCGATGCTGGCGGTTATTCGCCCGCCGAAGACAGAGGCTGTCGCCGCCGCTCTGGCAAAGGCGGCTGAAGGTCCGCCCGCACCGATCACCCCGCCCGATTTCAACGCCGATTATCTCAACAATCCCGCGCCGCGCTATCCGGTTGAATCGCGCAGGCTTCGCGAGCAGGGCACCGTCGCCATCAAGGTGCTGGTCGGCCCCGAAGGCACGGTCCAGGAATTGAAGCTCGCCGAATCGAGCGGCCACTCGCGGCTCGACAAGGCCGCGCTGTCGGCAGTGCGCAAATGGCGCTTCGCCCCGGCCAAACAGGCGGGCAAGCCCGTCGCCGCCTGGGTGATCGTTCCGATCCCCTTCGTCCTCCAGGGATAGCGCCGCCATGATGCTGCATATCCCGGGCGTGCTGGGCGCAGATCAGCTCCGCGAGGCGCG contains the following coding sequences:
- a CDS encoding TonB-dependent receptor — its product is MIKSNREAHGASTSFLALGCVGFIASAIAFPAAAQDAASADEGNATRLKGVVVTDTAIEEGPKVDRVQSPKATAAILDTPQTITVISTQTIRQQNLLTLRDALSTIPGITFGAGEGGGGYGDSINLRGYSASNDITVDGVRDSAQYSRTDPFNLQQIEVYNGANSVYNGSGSVGGTINLVQKTPQATDLTVLEAGVGTDDYYRATVDSNLRVSDMVAVRLNAMYHENDVPRRDVEKYERWGIAPSVTLGIESPTRVTLSYLHQEDDNIPTYGVPYYVYEGGLLPGAPYSGYFGFGNMDRQQITVDQATVAFDHDFSDALSIRNLSRWQRAEQDVTVNPPQGSYCLANGFLPQTAFGVPGAACATPGLYAPSGPRGTTRFSENQLMYNQTDLKAVFNTGGLEHTFVIGASITKEDYDLTQGNVQRFADGTAPAYDPISIADPQGVYTGPVNFIASSIQAGSLTNKAVYAFDTIKLGEQFELNGGLRYENNKGSFRSENLTSGVTQFGDNDENLFSYRAGAVFKPTPASSIYVSYANSETPALATVRLGCVSNSGSFCDTAPEKAVNYEIGAKLELMEGALLLTAAAFRNERTNYRVTSNDVLQPTEQVLDGRARVDGIALGATGHVTPAWTVFANYTYLDSETRQGISDYCVANPGVGDCPVEDILKGRPLNSTPKHSGSLFTAYTLPVGLQVGYGFTYQGSMVVRNDVTAGPLPKSDDYFVHRAMLSYPFGNGMTVQLNVQNFTNEKYFTNVRNTTNGWAVPGEGRSARLSLFYSF
- a CDS encoding energy transducer TonB produces the protein MHAAYRRTSETHRLPFGAGADAVLRPVQRVSADTSAAARNVYGQDRRTNWPTMAVLGVVHAAMLAALVVFDVVPIMQPQKPVVMELIEVPQMVAPPPAAVEEPTPPDPVKPPLVNPDPVVQPPAPSPSPMLAVIRPPKTEAVAAALAKAAEGPPAPITPPDFNADYLNNPAPRYPVESRRLREQGTVAIKVLVGPEGTVQELKLAESSGHSRLDKAALSAVRKWRFAPAKQAGKPVAAWVIVPIPFVLQG